From a region of the Takifugu flavidus isolate HTHZ2018 chromosome 20, ASM371156v2, whole genome shotgun sequence genome:
- the LOC130517076 gene encoding mediator of RNA polymerase II transcription subunit 13-like isoform X2, which produces MTTAANWGANGASLEDCHSNIFSLAELTGIKWRCYCFCSGGEYGPVISAPAQDDPVLRSFMRCVQANLLCVWRRKVKPEAKELWIFWWGEEPNLADVIHHELKMAEEGLWECGLSYECRTLLFKAIHNLLERSLMNKGFLRIGKWFFKPQELKDKSLGSSERLSCSFSFFLHGESNVCTSVEIAQHQPAYHTTGNHIRLAQTSITPVQVILSPYGLSGTLTGQSYKMSDPATRKLMEEWSYFYPIVLQQRDGSAEKEAEGKNQSYDSSCHVAVEVIVGGVRMTYPAALVLIAQGDLPVEQPPPVPAAQGLSREPNHCSVPLTPPTSPQQPSSADSGFVTSVSSVPTPDSSIGIPSISPKHSGKTLTCQVVHQAWRECYLNQPQSNKPTDAAAKKEVPNGLTTWDFNELGERVSCTCSRLKHQKLALTSTPSTNPQLSANQTLYPTPLPKHKTSEKAEKADKQSKRPATIPFHHRLSVTQEAPLEQDSSGGPQLGGLVALDPPQEPLAALPSCKYPKPLSNGRKVPESLLQSPVSPLPPTLSPHPQVREPEVLDVPMDMPACPEGPSGLGVSPSETAVYTALLRQKESGGGWWRGFRTPRTDKADFRAPDLPTDILEDLKTDKCTDAPLKRLYTQTQKRYKISDVRVREHVQTLGLYQQPGVEALREPGDDPYDFKEGDIEYTFSTSKRLKSQGREPTKKLKGDEITSNGALPDGKDAMSIFNSAPKSDESGPDDGAAKPNPSLTREKDLVVNISDLDNIFDEDDEELGTVYTNHQSAKIPASADDRPVGKEGRVAVSYPSTIADLQRMFPTPPSLEQPPAFSPITTYRDTPSQEPPVSGGASDHLLPLTSSHLPEYKMDTEEGVASPRLEDNKLPIGSSMFAPLFCLPSQSLPPLKIPDQCYYRPSWSLLPKMEHFPLVMQQNTFNRDGYTNIPSVNTEHEYSQLSATTASVSTTVGILPSPATPRFSVPTPRTPRTPRGINAASSGQGSVKQDGTELSSPASTPSTSLPLSSVEPLARRGPSLPEAHSLYTVLLLSDSVLNVFKDRNFDSCCICACNMNVKGADVGVYIPDSTCEDQYRCMCGFSAIVNRLLSHGTGLFLEDELDIFGRTSEVGRAAERRLALCRRDPTMGNPKAKKAQDVSLASPSFMVLLQEQCSQPMSSLASLHLPLRCSCHGRKGALLQSWMSEKQWADGNDACVDCYNALEQGLLYVDNPTGGKVDSTVVRSTAFHSWPQTNVVEMSTLSSQDMVRMLLSLQPFLQDAIQKKRTGRTWENIQHVQGPLTWQQFHKMAGRGSYGSEESPEPLPIPTVLLGYDRERDFMALSPLALPFWEKLLLEPYGGQRDVAYLVLCPNSPSLLAATQAFFQELSAVYETCRLGKHRPLAKVSKDGLIRVGEQVEPEKLEEVDVDQLCTGPWTGQQHTDNLNKLKLYAYACKQQLGPQLSALHLDSSLLVPPKVTPPTPSTTSAQSASSSQPQPPGADGEQVPGATSSGNAQTPIGATSNQTGETPQGAASESKGPSSTTTPASTPAEPPELTSEQSRIGIPTLGDTIDGHANPPAIVIYIVDAFLTGSGRNEVEEEGDEVEAGSIWLLGLLRCYTEMLQTLPEGIRPALVLQVVSCQHLLQPASGGSHLYLQRLRSLAFSCYSQCRRLLPQQTYIKSLTGFGPASTVSSVLSSPTHPHPLQLYSPPFILGPTRPKQPEQGEIWAELPSKYNVLFVGYCLSHDQRWLLVSCTDQQGELLETSIINIDVPNRARRPKVSARKMGLQKLWEWCIGLIQMTSLPWRIVIGRLGRLGHGELKDWSSLLGEHSLHSVGRQLREACRMCEISAAESPTIVSACLVAMEPQGSLVVMPDAVTMGSVFGRSTALNLQTSQLNTPQDASCTHILVFPTSATTQLAPSSYPTEDNNDDLPFDLPFPDELENDIGHDMMLITGNLHSSPNTSPVPSPGSPSMMGMGSHFQHTKREGERLLSRDSPPEELKQQPLALGYYVSTAPANGLPHWFWASCPQAESQCPLFLKASLHHHISIAQSDELVSEKTKRTPHPLDSKTTSDVLRFVLEQYNALSWLTCTPATQDRQSCLPVHLAVLVQMYNAILNML; this is translated from the exons CGAGCGCCTGTCgtgctccttctccttcttcctccatGGCGAGAGCAACGTGTGCACCAGTGTAGAGATCGCGCAGCATCAACCGGCGTACCACACAACAGGAAACCACATTCGCCTCGCGCAGACCTCCATAACACCAGTGCAAG TGATCCTAAGTCCTTACGGTCTGAGCGGCACTCTCACGGGTCAGTCCTACAAGATGAGCGACCCGGCCACCAGGAAGCtgatggaggagtggagctaCTTCTACCCAATAGTGCTGCAGCAAAGAGACGGTAGCGCGGAAAAGGAAGCGGAGGGTAAAAACCAGTCGTACGACAGCAGCTGCCACGTGGCCGTGGAGGTCATCGTAG GTGGTGTGAGGATGACCTACCCAGCTGCTTTAGTGCTGATTGCTCAGGGGGATCTACCAGTAGAGCAGCCCCCACCTGTTCCTGCAGCTCAGGGCCTCAgcagggagcccaaccactgCAGCGTGCCACTGACGCCTCCGACGtcaccacagcagcccagctcaG CGGACAGCGGCTTTGTGACGTCGGTCTCCAGCGTTCCCACACCAGACAGCAGCATAGGGATCCCCAGCATCAGCCCAAAGCATTCTGGGAAGACCTTAACCTGCCAGGTGGTTCATCAGGCATGGAGGGAATGTTATCTCAACCAGCCTCA ATCAAATAAACCAACTGACGCAGCAGCTAAGAAGGAAGTGCCAAATGGATTAACCACGTGGGACTTCAACGAGCTGGGGGAGAGAGTTTCCTGCACGTGTTCCAG GTTAAAGCATCAGAAGCTGGCGCTGACATCAACACCGTCTACAAATCCTCAGCTCAGTGCCAACCAAACTCTGtaccccacccccctccccaaacacaAGACCagtgaaaaggcagaaaaggctGACAAACAGTCCAAGAGACCGGCCACGATCCCCTTCCACCATCGCCTGTCTGTCACACAGGAGGCCCCTTTAGAGCAGGACTCATCAGGAGGCCCCCAGCTTGGAGGACTTGTGGCCCTggaccccccacaggagccCCTGGCTGCTCTGCCAAGCTGCAAGTACCCCAAACCTCTCTCCAACGGCCGAAAAGTCCCAGAATCCCTTCTACAGTCGCCCGTGTCCCCGCTTCCACCCACACTCAGCCCACATCCACAAGTGCGAGAGCCTGAGGTGCTGGATGTGCCGATGGACATGCCTGCCTGTCCGGAGGGGCCCTCGGGACTGGGGGTGTCCCCTAGTGAGACAGCTGTGTATACAGCTCTGCTGAGGCAGAAGGAGTCAGGGGGTGGCTGGTGGAGGGGTTTCAGGACTCCCAGGACCGATAAGGCTGACTTCAGAGCTCCTGATCTCCCTACTGATATTTTAGAGGATTTGAAGACAGACAAATGCACTGATGCCCCCCTAAAAAG GCTGTACACGCAGACTCAGAAGAGGTATAAGATCTCAGACGTGAGGGTGAGGGAGCACGTCCAGACTCTGGGCCTCTACCAGCAGCCGGGGGTGGAGGCGCTGCGGGAACCTGGGGATGATCCCTACGACTTTAAGGAAGGAGACATTGAGTACACTTTCTCCACTTCCAAGAGGTTGAAGAGTCAGGGACGAGAACCCACCAAGAAGCTGAAG GGAGATGAAATCACCAGCAACGGAGCACTGCCTGATGGGAAAGATGCTATGTCTATTTTTAATTCAGCTCCAAAATCAG ACGAATCGGGCCCAGATGACGGAGCTGCCAAACCCAACCCCTCGCTGACCCGGGAAAAAGACCTGGTGGTCAACATCTCTGACTTAGACAACATttttgatgaagatgatgaagagttGGGG ACTGTTTACACCAACCATCAGTCCGCTAAGATTCCAGCATCAGCAGACGATCGTCCCGTAGGAAAAGAAGGCAGAGTTGCAGTATCTTACCCTTCAA CAATAGCAGACCTCCAGCGCATGTTTCCCACCCCGCCGTCCCTGGAGCAGCCCCCGGCCTTCTCTCCCATCACCACGTACCGGGACACTCCCAGCCAGGAGCCGCCCGTGTCCGGAGGAGCCTCCGACCACCTGCTGCCTCTGACCTCCTCGCATCTGCCAGAGTACAAGATGGATACAGAGGAGGGCGTGGCCAGTCCCCGACTGGAGGATAACAAG CTACCGATAGGCTCGTCCATGTTTGCGCCGCTGTTCTGCCTGCCCAGTCAAAGTCTGCCACCCCTTAAGATCCCAGATCAGTGTTACTATCGTCCGTCCTGGTCGCTGTTGCCCAAAATGGAGCATTTCCCTCTGGTCATGCAGCAAAACACTTTCAACAGAGATGGATACAC GAACATCCCCAGTGTCAACACGGAGCATGAGTACAGCCAGCTGAGCGCCACCACCGCCTCAGTGAGCACCACTGTAGGCATCCTTCCATCCCCTGCCACTCCCCGCTTCTCCGTGCCCACTCCACGCACCCCGCGCACTCCACGGGGTATTAACGCTGCAAGCTCTGGGCAGGGCTCAGTAAAGCAGGACGGCACCGAGCTCAGCTCGCCAGCGTCTACGCCTTCCACTAGCCTGCCTCTGAGCTCTGTAGAGCCGCTCGCCCGGAGAGGACCGTCCTTGCCCGAGGCCCACAGCCTGTacactgtcctcctcctctcagactCCGTCCTCAACGTTTTTAAGGACCGCAACTTTGACAGCTGCTGTATCTGTGCCTGTAATATGAATGTGAAAGGAGCTGATGTCGGGGTGTATATCCCTGATTCCACATGTGAAGATCAGTACCGCTGCATGTGTGGCTTCAGTGCCATTGTGAACAGGCTACTGTCACATGGCACGGGCCTCTTCCTGGAGGACGAGCTGGACATTTTCGGCCGCACCTCCGAGGTAGGCCGAGCGGCTGAGAGGAGACTGGCTCTGTGTCGGCGGGACCCAACAATGGGGAATCCAAAGGCCAAAAAGGCACAGGACGTCAGCCTTGCCTCTCCGTCGTTCatggtcctcctgcaggagcagtgCTCCCAGCCAATGTCCTCCCTGGCATCGCTGCATCTCCCACTCCGCTGCTCCTGCCACGGCCGCAAGGGGGCGCTGCTACAGAGTTGGATGTCTGAAAAGCAGTGGGCTGATGGAAACGACGCCTGTGTGGACTGTTACAATGCTTTGGAACAGGGACTTCTGTATGTGGACAACCCCACAGGGGGGAAAGTAGATTCCACTGTTGTCAGAAGTACGGCTTTTCACTCCTGGCCTCAGACGAATG TGGTGGAGATGAGCACTCTGTCGTCCCAGGATATGGTCCGCATGCTGCTGTCTCTGCAGCCCTTCTTGCAGGATGCCATCCAGAAAAAGAGAACAGGGCGGACCTGGGAAAACATCCAGCACGTTCAAGGTCCACTTACCTGGCAGCAGTTCCATAAAATGGCTGGGAGAGGCTCCTACG GTTCGGAGGAGTCTCCGGAGCCCTTACCCATCCCTACAGTGTTGCTGGGCTATGACCGTGAGAGGGACTTCATGGCGCTGTCCCCTTTGGCGTTACCGTTCTGGGAGAAGTTGCTTCTGGAACCTTATGGTGGGCAGCGAGACGTGGCCTATTTAGTGCTGTGTCCCAACAGCCCCTCTCTTCTGGCTGCAACACAGGCCTTCTTCCAGGAGCTCAGTGCTGTCTATGAG ACCTGCCGCCTTGGAAAGCACCGTCCTCTCGCCAAGGTGTCCAAGGATGGTCTCATACGTGTTGGGGAACAAGtggagccagaaaaactggaggaggtggatgtGGACCAGTTGTGTACTGGACCCTGGACAGGACAGCAGCACACTGACAACCTCAACAAGCTGAAACTTTACGCTTACGCCTGCAAGCAGCAGCTCG GTCCCCAGCTGTCAGCTCTGCATTTGGACAGCAGTCTTCTGGTGCCTCCTAAAGTCACGCCGCCCACACCCTCCACAACGTCAGCCCAATCGGCCTCGTCAAGTCAGCCACAACCTCCAGGCGCCGATGGGGAGCAGGTTCCAGGGGCCACCAGTTCAGGAAACGCTCAGACGCCGATCGGCGCCACCTCAAACCAGACAGGCGAGACCCCTCAAGGTGCAGCCAGCGAATCCAAAGGACCGTCCAGCACCACGACACCAGCCAGCACGCCAGCAGAACCCCCCGAACT CACTTCTGAACAGTCTAGAATTGGCATCCCCACCCTGGGTGACACGATAGACGGCCACGCCAACCCACCAGCTATTGTTATTTACATCGTCGATGCTTTTCTTACTGGGAGTGGAAGGaatgaagtggaggaagagggagacgaGGTGGAAGCAGGTAGCATTTGGCTACTGGGTCTACTTCGGTGCTACACAGAAATGCTACAGACTTTGCCCGAAGGGATTAGACCTGCACTTGTGCTACAG GTGGTTTCCtgccagcacctcctccagccgGCCAGCGGGGGGAGCCATTTGTACCTGCAGCGTCTCCGCTCCTTGGCCTTCTCCTGTTACTCCCAGTGCCGACGCCTGCTGCCCCAACAAACATACATCAAGTCCCTGACAGGCTTTGGACCAGCGTCCACCGTCAGCTCTGTTCTGAGTAGCCCAACG CACCCCCACCCACTGCAGCTCTACTCCCCCCCCTTCATCCTCGGTCCAACCCGTCCCAAACAACCCGAACAAGGGGAGATCTGGGCGGAACTTCCCTCCAAATACAACGTGCTCTTCGTCGGATACTGCCTGTCACACGACCAACGGTGGCTCCTTGTGTCCTGTaccgaccagcagggggagctccTGGAAACCAGCATTATCAACATCGATGTACCCAACAG AGCACGCCGGCCTAAAGTTTCTGCCAGGAAAATGGGACTGCAGAAGCTGTGGGAATGGTGCATCGGCCTCATCCAGATGACCTCACTGCCTTGGAGGATTGTGATTGGCCGATTAGGCCGGTTGGGCCATGGGGAGCTGAAAG ACTGGAGCTCGCTACTCGGGGAGCATTCCCTCCATTCAGTAGGGCGCCAGCTGAGGGAGGCTTGTCGGATGTGTGAGATCTCAGCTGCTGAGTCCCCCACCATTGTCAGTGCCTGcctggttgccatggagccACAGGGCTCTCTTGTGGTCATGCCTG ATGCAGTGACCATGGGCTCAGTGTTTGGTCGGAGCACCGCTCTGAACCTGCAGACGTCGCAGCTGAACACACCTCAGGATGCTTCCTGTACACACATCCTCGTCTTCCCCACTTCCGCTACCACCCAACTGGCTCCCAGTTCCTACCCCACCGAGGACAACAACG ATGATCTGCCTTTCGATCTGCCCTTTCCTGATGAACTGGAGAATGACATCGGCCATGACATGATGCTGATCACGGGGAACCTGCACTCTTCTCCAAACACCTCGCCTGTGCCCTCGCCTGGCTCTCCATCCATGATGGGAATGGGTTCACATTTCCAGCACACCAAG agagagggggagcgtCTGCTGTCCAGAGACAGTCCAccagaggagctgaaacagcAGCCGCTGGCTCTGGGTTACTACGTCTCCACAGCACCAGCAAACGGACTTCCTCACTGGTTCTGGGCCTCCTGCCCGCAGGCTGAAAGCCAGTGTCCGCTCTTCCTGAAG GCCTCTCTCCACCACCACATCTCCATCGCCCAGTCAGATGAACTGGTGTcggagaaaacaaagaggacgCCGCACCCGCTGGACTCAAAGACCACCTCTGATGTGCTCAG GTTTGTGTTGGAGCAGTACAACGCTCTCTCGTGGCTGACATGTACTCCTGCCACGCAAGACCGTcagtcctgcctgcctgtccaccTGGCTGTTCTGGTCCAAATGTACAATGCCATCCTGAACATGCTTTAG